atatattactgatttttctcttttaacttCATTTTATCTCAGCTGACGGTGATACAATCAGGATACTACTAGCTAGATGCTAAAAGGTGACTTCCCCTCCTTAGTTTGTTTTTTACATTGAAGACATTGATCTATTTCCGCATATAAAGTCATTATCCTATAgcagtataatatttttttttttgagaaaaggcttaacaatataattttttaacattgaGTTAACGATTTTTAgaatttatgacaaaaaatatcaatcacTTATGAACTAATTTAAGTATttgtagaaaatatattaatttttgtgtCTGCAATTTATTTTGGTGGGATGGAAATTAGATAtgtcttatataatttttaaaagtacaCTGTAATTCATTTCATGGCacaaataattttacaaatacttCAATATTCGACTCTGAacctaatttttatataatatatattggtCAAATATTACCAAACGGTACATCTTTAGAAACATTACGACCTCCAAATACAATAAAACATGACTAGAATAACAAATTTATACacgtcaaaaacaaaataatgaaatatttcTGGATTTAAATATCACTAAGTTACgagtgaataacaatttttaaaatttaatatattaagtttgaaaaaatatgtaaaagcaaaaagaaaaatgatgttGATGTATCGAAATTTGGATGGATCGacctaatatttttacaaaattaattgaaaaacaaactTATGGACTCAAATTATACAGAACTATATCaagtattataaatttataaccgttcatatactatttatttaCCGCAAAAGTTGATGCAACAGTACAAGTGTACAACACACTCGTTGAATCGTAGACTAACTCTAGTTAAAGGTAGGTGGACCCAAAGGACTAGAACTCTGTGTATGCTGCTTTCTGTGGTCCGTGTATGTCGTGATACCGCACCTCACGACCCGAACACCTTATCCCCAACTGGGCTCTAACCGGAAATCGAGACCCGATCTCCTATAGattgcttttttttgttcaccccATCGACTAATTTGGCGGCGCCATGTACATTGcgtttcatttttcatttttctggtATTCCAGAATTAATCTTTGCTTTTCGTGAACCACGTTAATATAGTGATTTGTGAGGATAAGCggtatattattaattatagaaACAGTTGAGTTACGGTCCAAAAGTTAAAGTCCAACTAGGACCACTCAGGTTAAAACGTAGATCCAATGGGAGCTGTAAGACCAAGCCCCTACCAATATGTACCGCGTGTGCATATTTATGTActaattcattttatatttgtaaacttatttttaattggttgatgaaaattacattcATACAAAATCTACGAATACACAGATTTCTAGTCCTTTGGGTCACCTACGTTTAACTAGTATCACCTGAACCGTCCTATAAAGGCTTCTACATCCAGGTCTGAAATTCGAACTTCAAACCTAGATATaaaagcctttaaaccttaactaGTAGGCTACATGTTTTCACGTTCACCTTATAAATTTAGCTAGAGACAATTATTCAAGTTACTActatattgtaattttaatcttatatatagtGTGGGCCTTTTTCTATAAGTGACCCCTGACACTAATAGTGATTTTAGTACTTTCTCCGTTTCATACTAAatgtcgttttagaaaaaaattttcgttacaaaatgagtgtcgttttcgattttcaatgccaaatttattaattttatgcaaaatttatttttctattggttgaaatatggttaggtgtataggtaatagtattttttatagaaaattaattgtttttttaatctgtgtgccgaaacctaaaacgacatttataaCGAAACAGATGGAATAATAAATTACCTATTACTCAgggaaaaaatataattatgtcattatcaattttattaaccTTACATAAATGTAGAAGAAAATTgcataaaatgatataaaaaacgAGGACGGACACACGCGTCTCGAACTCTCTAATGGATTTTATGGTCTGACacgaaaagaaataaagatttACAAAAGTTTCAGCACTTTCCTTTATTTATTAAAGAATATCACTTTTgtgaaaattcaattttgatgtCTTCAGTTGCTGAACCTGCCGGGATGATGAGGAAGAGCTTCCGTCGTCAGAAATCTCAGGTAATATTTGTTGTCTGTCCTTGCAGATTACGATgtcttaaataaaaatgaatggtTCTAAACAAAAGTGTTGGATGATTTACACAGAGATTATGGGCGAAGGTTGTTATGAGGAAGTGGTTGAACATAAGTGCTAGAGATCTTGAGTATGGTGCTGATACTGAAGACGAATCCGAAAACGAGGACGTTGTAGAGGAAAACCAAGACTCTAGCTCCGACGAAGGTTCTTGTttcttctatctctctctctctctctctctccagaatCATTCATCAGTTCTTCTTTTCCGATTATCTAAGCCGTTTAAACCGGTTTAACAGATTATGAAGAATCGAGCACACAAAGGAGAGGATCGACTCAATCGTGGGTTAGTGAGATCTCGGAGGATCCTATAACCGTCGCTGAAGCAGCCGCAGAGTTTGCTAGCAATGGTAATGCCGATTTGCATAGGTTGTTTATGAGATTTACTGTGGTGTGGTTTCTAAGTTTTTCAGTTCATTCTCTTTGCTGGAattcagaaattttattaaaaataaaaaccatattaaaatattggtgGTCTAGTGGTATTTTAGTAGTCCGGATTCAAACCATCTTTGATACTTtattctttaaattaaaaaaaaaatgactttaGATACTTAGGAGATTGTAGACTTAAGATCCAAGATTCCTATGTagttaacaaaattaaactggagaaacaatttttttggataatgaaTATCTTAAACTATTTATGATGAAATCAGATGCTCCGTTGAAGTTAAGGAGAAGAAATTCAGAAACATTGAGGGTAAAACAtttgatgtttatttttttcttaaacatttgatgtttctttctattttttatatattaattttgatcGTAGTCGAACTATATAGATTCTTAAGTTTGTTGGGTGATAACTGATAAGGAGACCTACCATGTCGGAATTATAATAACGAAAACTTGTCGTGTGCAGAGTATGTGTTGGTACGTGGAACGTAGGAGGAGTATCACCACCTTCTGATCTTGACATCGATGACTGGATCGACATTAATCATTCTGCTGATATCTACGTTCTTGggtaaaccaaaaataaaaatttatttatttttcctcaaCGACATAGACAAAATTAACTCTGTTCAATATGTTTATATGttcatgttcttgttttgtCTGAAGTTTACAAGAGGTTGTACCTTTGAATGCTGGGAACATACTTGCAGCTGAAGATAACCGACCGGTTGCAAAATGGGAAGAAGTGATCAGAGAAGCATTGAACCGAGTCAGACCGAAAAACTCTGGGGTTAAGAGTTACAGTGATCCACCAACTCCAGGGATATTCAAACCTTTTGACGAAACACACGATGTCATAGAGGAAGAAGTCGATTACGAGAGCGATAGCGACGCTGGCCTGAGCCTCCTTTGAGCATGTTAGGACCTTCTTGCGTTCTAGATAGACAGCCTTCCATGAAGTCAACGACGTCCTTACAAACAACAAAGTCTTTCAAGGCTTACAATTCGTTTAAGCATGTAGCCGGAAGCAACGTTGGTGTTGTTCCCCCCGAGGTATTGGCTCTAGCGTCCATGGACCTGACGTCGCTGATGGAGAGGAAACGAAGACCGGCTTATGTGAGGCTAGTGAGTAAACAAATNNNNNNNNNNNNNNNNNNNNNNNNNNNNNNNNNNNNNNNNNNNNNNNNNNNNNNNNNNNNNNNNNNNNNNNNNNNNNNNNNNNNNNNNNNNNNNNNNNNNNNNNNNNNNNNNNNNNNNNNNNNNNNNNNNNNNNNNNNNNNNNNNNNNNNNNNNNNNNNNNNNNNNNNNNNNNNNNNNNNNNNNNNNNNNNNNNNNNNNNNNNNNNNNNNNNNNNNNNNNNNNNNNNNNNNNNNNNNNNNNNNNNNNNNNNNNNNNNNNNNNNNNNNNNNNNNNNNNNNNNNNNNNNNNNNNNNNNNNNNNNNNNNNNNNNNNNNNNNNNNNNNNNNNNNNNNNNNNNNNNNNNNNNNNNNNNNNNNNNNNNNNNNNNNNNNNNNNNNNNNNNNNNNNNNNNNNNNNNNNNNNNNNNNNNNNNNNNNNNNNNNNNNNNNNNNNNNNNNNNNNNNNNNNNNNNNNNNNNNNNNNNNNNNNNNNNNNNNNNNNNNNNNNNNNNNNNNNNNNNNNNNNNNNNNNNNNNNNNNNNNNNNNNNNNNNNNNNNNNNNNNNNNNNNNNNNNNNNNNNNNNNNNNNNNNNNNNNNNNNNNNNNNNNNNNNNNNNNNNNNNNNNNNNNNNNNNNNNNNNNNNNNNNNNNNNNNNNNNNNNNNNNNNNNNNNNNNNNNNNNNNNNNNNNNNNNNNNNNNNNNNNNNNNNNNNNNNNNNNNNNNNNNNNNNNNNNNNNNNNNNNNNNNNNNNNNNNNNNNNNNNNNNNNNNNNNNNNNNNNNNNNNNNNNNNNNNNNNNNNNNNNNNNNNNNNNNNNNNNNNNNNNNNNNNNNNNNNNNNNNNNNNNNNNNNNNNNNNNNNNNNNNNNNNNNNNNNNNNNNNNNNNNNNNNNNNNNNNNNNNNNNNNNNNNNNNNNNNNNNNNNNNNNNNNNNNNNNNNNNNNNNNNNNNNNNNNNNNNNNNNNNNNNNNNNNNNNNNNNNNNNNNNNNNNNNNNNNNNNNNNNNNNNNNNNNNNNNNNNNNNNNNNNNNNNNNNNNNNNNNNNNNNNNNNNNNNNNNNNNNNNNNNNNNNNNNNNNNNNNNNNNNNNNNNNNNNNNNNNNNNNNNNNNNNNNNNNNNNNNNNNNNNNNNNNNNNNNNNNNNNNNNNNNNNNNNNNNNNNNNNNNNNNNNNNNNNNNNNNNNNNNNNNNNNNNNNNNNNNNNNNNNNNNNNNNNNNNNNNNNNNNNNNNNNNNNNNNNNNNNNNNNNNNNNNNNNNNNNNNNNNNNNNNNNNNNNNNNNNNNNNNNNNNNNNNNNNNNNNNNNNNNNNNNNNNNNNNNNNNNNNNNNNNNNNNNNNNNNNNNNNNNNNNNNNNNNNNNNNNNNNNNNNNNNNNNNNNNNNNNNNNNNNNNNNNNNNNNNNNNNNNNNNNNNNNNNNNNNNNNNNNNNNNNNNNNNNNNNNNNNNNNNNNNNNNNNNNNNNNNNNNNNNNNNNNNNNNNNNNNNNNNNNNNNNNNNNNNNNNNNNNNNNNNNNNNNNNNNNNNNNNNNNNNNNNNNNNNNNNNNNNNNNNNNNNNNNNNNNNNNNNNNNNNNNNNNNNNNNNNNNNNNNNNNNNNNNNNNNNNNNNNNNNNNNNNNNNNNNNNNNNNNNNNNNNNNNNNNNNNNNNNNNNNNNNNNNNNNNNNNNNNNNNNNNNNNNNNNNNNNNNNNNNNNNNNNNNNNNNNNNNNNNNNNNNNNNNNNNNNNNNNNNNNNNNNNNNNNNNNNNNNNNNNNNNNNNNNNNNNNNNNNNNNNNNNNNNNNNNNNNNNNNNNNNNNNNNNNNNNNNNNNNNNNNNNNNNNNNNNNNNNNNNNNNNNNNNNNNNNNNNNNNNNNNNNNNNNNNNNNNNNNNNNNNNNNNNNNNNNNNNNNNNNNNNNNNNNNNNNNNNNNNNNNNNNNNNNNNNNNNNNNNNNAAGTTACTTGAATATGATCAGGTAAGCTTAACCGTtgatctttttttataaaagttaagCTCAACTTTgcttattttgttttctttcctaTGAATGAATATTTATATTGCAGCTAGTAAAAGAATACAAGAAAGGTCGAGCATTCGACGGATGGTCAGAAGGAACTCTACAATTTGCACCAACCTATAAGTACCAAGCACATTCGGATGAGTACACTGGGAGTGATGGGAAGGCGACAAAGAGAACACCGGCTTGGTGTGACAGAATACTATCTTTTGGCAAAGGAATGAGGTTGGTTCAATACCGGCGTACCGAAAATAAGTTCTCAGATCATCGTCCGGTTGTAGCAATATACATGGCTGAAGTCGAGGTGTTTTCCGCGAGGAAGCTTCAGCGAGCTTTGACGTTTACGGATGCAGAGATTGAAGATGAGGGACTTGTGGCCGTAATCGTTTAAGTGAATAAGAAGTAAAAGTTTGAAGAGTAGAAGTTTATTATAGAAGTTTGATATTGTCTATTTAATCATAACAGAGGCACATGATATATCATGTacaaaaaattttgtttgaataaattttatattcattcaaaaaaaaaaaagttaaaaaaatattaagatttggCGCTTGTTATTTGTTGATCTTGCATAAGAAGTACTGGCGAAAGAGAGAATTCTCTTTCTGCAAatagttcttttatttttagatgaACCTGGGGTATTCTAtgcttatataaaaaaaagatccagACTAATCCTACACAATGATATAGATACGGTCCATGgataaatcatttattatacTCGAATAATATCCACACAGATTTAATTATCCGCATGGCCGCACAGATTTAGTTATCCATAGCAATACAGATTTAGTGCCGTGAGGTTCTTTCTAACTTGGAACAAATTTAGTGCTAAGACTTAAAATCATTCAAAAgttagttacttttatttttgaaacttattaTTACTAGGAGTACactttgaatattaaaataagaatcTACGTTATAATAGGGCAGAACGTCGGTGATATGTGtgttccacttttaaaaagtgtgaaaaagtgtcaagtctgtgattcgaacccgggttattgagatctaaacaacaacatttataccactgagctaaaTGATTCTTTAtacattgatggctgaaacaaatatatatttatgaaggtcggaaacctttgcttctttggttttctctgtgggacccacacttatttattttatctaatgatttaataaatattttataactcacgttttaaaatgagtttcattaaaaaaaagcccaataaacttctttggtctgtaagcgttctcttcaatggaagtttagggNNNNNNNNNNNNNNNNNNNNNNNNNNNNNNNNNNNNNNNNNNNNNNNNNNNNNNNNNNNNNNNNNNNNNNNNNNNNNNNNNNNNNNNNNNNNNNNNNNNNNNNNNNNNNNNNNNNNNNNNNNNNNNNNNNNNNNNNNNNNNNNNNNNNNNNNNNNNNNNNNNNNNNNNNNNNNNNNNNNNNNNNNNNNNNNNNNNNNNNNNNNNNNNNNNNNNNNNNNNNNNNNNNNNNNNNNNNNNNNNNNNNNNNNNNNNNNNNNNNNNNNNNNNNNNNNNNNNNNNNNNNNNNNNNNNNNNNNNNNNNNNNNNNNNNNNNNNNNNNNNNNNNNNNNNNNNNNNNNNNNNNNNNNNNNNNNNNNNNNNNNNNNNNNNNNNNNNNNNNNNNNNNNNNNNNNNNNNNNNNNNNNNNNNNNNNNNNNNNNNNNNNNNNNNNNNNNNNNNNNNNNNNNNNNNNNNNNNNNNNNNNNNNNNNNNNNNNNNNNNNNNNNNNNNNNNNNNNNNNNNNNNNNNNNNNNNNNNNNNNNNNNNNNNNNNNNNNNNNNNNNNNNNNNNNNNNNNNNNNNNNNNNNNNNNNNNNNNNNNNNNNNNNNNNNNNNNNNNNNNNNNNNNNNNNNNNNNNNNNNNNNNNNNNNNNNNNNNNNNNNNNNNNNNNNNNNNNNNNNNNNNNNNNNNNNNNNNNNNNNNNNNNNNNNNNNNNNNNNNNNNNNNNNNNNNNNNNNNNNNNNNNNNNNNNNNNNNNNNNNNNNNNNNNNNNNNNNNNNNNNNNNNNNNNNNNNNNNNNNNNNNNNNNNNNNNNNNNNNNNNNNNNNNNNNNNNNNNNNNNNNNNNNNNNNNNNNNNNNNNNNNNNNNNNNNNNNNNNNNNNNNNNNNNNNNNNNNNNNNNNNNNNNNNNNNNNNNNNNNNNNNNNNNNNNNNNNNNNNNNNNNNNNNNNNNNNNNNNNNNNNNNNNNNNNNNNNNNNNNNNNNNNNNNNNNNNNNNNNNNNNNNNNNNNNNNNNNNNNNNNNNNNNNNNNNNNNNNNNNNNNNNNNNTTGCATTCGACTCGACATGTAGCGGTATCTGCAGATCCGATGATCCCATTAtggaggttaacatgcaatgtgttgacctggaaatcattatttgggagctacatttcgaggcatttcctcaacatataaatagaccatagacagagtttgatatttataatactcaaTGATCCTGGAGTCTGCAGAAAACAATCCTTTTGCATATTCTATATGGAACCAAGAGATATGTCNNNNNNNNNNNNNNNNNNNNNNNNNNNNNNNNNNNNNNNNNNNNNNNNNNNNTAAacacatttgggtttattaacagttgtgacaagcaattatgtttatagtaaaggaaATCCGCCGCGTCAAAAATAACAAATGCGcctgttttttggttgtttgggaTTGAAATAACTTATGGCTTTTCTAAATCAATgtaattgatttgactaaagctatcttggatgacaaaaagaaggattggaagtttaataacttctactttagactttaatttcaactaaattataatcagtattttatccatatcatcttagttataatcgtaaggatttattagaataaataaacagtttcaacaatatttaatatgtgatttaataaacaaaagaacatgtaagatttttaggatttaaagagattgtAGACAATAGTTaaagaatatgaaaagaatacgaagcagatgatgaaaaatgattcgagacaattagtggcaacacagagctaagcgagataaaaatatcaa
The Brassica oleracea var. oleracea cultivar TO1000 unplaced genomic scaffold, BOL UnpScaffold01175, whole genome shotgun sequence DNA segment above includes these coding regions:
- the LOC106321015 gene encoding type IV inositol polyphosphate 5-phosphatase 3-like, which produces MLGPSCVLDRQPSMKSTTSLQTTKSFKAYNSFKHVAGSNVGVVPPEVLALASMDLTSLMERKRRPAYVRLLLEYDQLVKEYKKGRAFDGWSEGTLQFAPTYKYQAHSDEYTGSDGKATKRTPAWCDRILSFGKGMRLVQYRRTENKFSDHRPVVAIYMAEVEVFSARKLQRALTFTDAEIEDEGLVAVIV
- the LOC106321016 gene encoding type IV inositol polyphosphate 5-phosphatase 3-like; this encodes MSSVAEPAGMMRKSFRRQKSQRLWAKVVMRKWLNISARDLEYGADTEDESENEDVVEENQDSSSDEDYEESSTQRRGSTQSWVSEISEDPITVAEAAAEFASNDAPLKLRRRNSETLRVKHLIVCVGTWNVGGVSPPSDLDIDDWIDINHSADIYVLGLQEVVPLNAGNILAAEDNRPVAKWEEVIREALNRVRPKNSGVKSYSDPPTPGIFKPFDETHDVIEEEVDYESDSDAGLSLL